CGGAAAGCGCGCAGGACCGCGAGGGCGCACACGTCGCGAACGAGTGGGGGTCGATCGACGTCGACAGCACCCTCCACGCCCGAACCGACGAGGACGCGTAGCGATCGGGCCCTTCTCGACCCGCGAGTCTCCCGAGACGGCGATCCGTAAGCGACGCAAGACGAGCGTCAGACGCCGGCGGGTCGCTTATGTTCCGTGACGTACTCATTTCTGGCGTGTCACTGGCAGGAGATCCCCTCGAGGAACTGTCCATCCCCGACGGGACGACCGTGGAGGAACACGACGTCGTCGTCGACGGCGACGTCCTCGTCGGCGGACAGTCGACGGTTTCCTTCGGGGTACGAGGGAAAAACGTCCTGGCGGGCGAGCGCGTCAGCTTCGGCGGCGACATCGAGGCCGACGGGGACTGCCGGCTGGACATGTGGTGTGATGTCGACGGCAACGTCCTCGTCGGAACGGACGCCTATCTCGGCGAGCGAGTCCACATCGACGGTCGGCTGATGGTTTCCGGCGATCTGGACATCGGCGACGACGTCTCGATCGACGAGGGGTTCGAGGCGAACGGCTGGATCGTCATCCGGAACCCGATGCCGACGATCGTCTTCTACTTCATCGTGCTCTCGCAGCTGCTCCGCGTGGGCGAACAGGAGGCCGCAGAAGGGTTCGCCGAGGCGCTGGCGGGCGACGGCGGGGACGTCCGGGAGACGCTCGTCATCCCGCGTGGAGCCAGCATCTCCGACGACGCCTGGCAGGTGTCGACGCCGGCGCGGATCGGCGACGACTGTCGCATTCACGGCAACGTCCGGGCGGAATCGGTCGCCGTCGGCGAGGAAAACAACGTGTTCGGGAGCCTCCGTGCCCGCGAGGACGTCGCCGTCGGAACCGGCACACGGATCCACGGTGACGTGACGACACGCAACGGAACCGTCACTGTCGAGTCCGGAGCCAGGGTGTTCGGGGACGTCTCCGGTCGGGACCTGGTGATCTACGAGGGTGCCGAGGTGGACGGCTCGCTCAGGGCACGTGACGAGATGAAGCTCGTCCGGCCGGACGACGGACGGGAAGAAGAGTGAGCCCGTCCGCAGCTAGGGATCGGTGTCGACGGGGAACGTCCGATCGTGGAGCTCCCCGGTCACCCGATCGGCCAGGCGCCGCAGGTTGACGGCGTCCTCGCGGTTGTACGCGATCAGCCGGTCGAGCGCGTCCTCGTCGCCGTCCTCGTATCGGTGCCACAGCCGGACCGCCTCCCGGCCGTCGACGTCCGGGAGTTCGCGCTCGATCCCCAGTTCCCGTTCGATCGGCTTGAGGCCGCCCGAGAGATCGATCTTCCGGCACGGATACATCAGGTCCAGGTGGGGTGTCGTCACGTCGAGCCCGAACGACTCCTCCAGGAACGGGACGTCGAACCGAGCGCCGTTGAACGTCGCCAGCATGTCGGCGGCCTCGAACTCCCGGCGGAGTCTGTCGGCAGTGAGGTCGTGGCCTCGGACCAGCGTCGTGGTTTCGCCGCTCCGGTGGAGGCTGACGGTCGTCACGCGGTCCCGACGCTGGTCCAACCCGGTGGTTTCGATGTCGAAAAAGCAGGTCGACTCCCGGAAGTTCTCGTAGAGCCGCCACCGCTCGTCGGAGGGGAACTGCCGATCGAAGTAGGACGCGTCGCCACGCTGGAGGTGCGTCGACGCCTCCTGGATGAACGCCTCGATCCGGTCTGCCGTCGTCCCCCCGACGCCGGGGGCCGACGGATCGAACGCTTCCCAGCGCGTGACCCCGGCCTCCCACAGCCGCCGTTCGGTCCGTTCTCCGACCCCGCGAACGGGGATGAAGCTGTTTTCGATTCGCACGCCCGGAACTCGGTAGCCGAGAAGGTAAAGTCGTCGGAACGCGGCGTTTAACCGTTCGCGTCCGCAAACGTTGTCAATGAGTCAGGACGCGCGCGGCGACGCCGGGACAGATAAACGCCCCGGCGACCTCCGACGGACGGGAATGTCGCTCAAAAGCGACCGAGAGTGGGATTACGAACTGGACCGCATCATCGACGCGATCGAGGAACGGGACGCGGCGACGGTCGGCCTGCAGTTCCCGGAGGGGCTCAAGCGGCGGGCACCGAAGGTCGCCGACGACCTCCGGCAACTGACCGACGGTGTCCGGTTCCTGATCTCCGGACAGCCGTGTTATGGCGCCTGCGACCTGGACACCGAGTTGATGCGGCGCACCGACGTTTTCGTCCACTTCGGCCACTCGCCGATGAAGGAGTCGGACAAGATCATCTACGTTCCGCTCTTCTCGAACGTCGACCCGTTCCCGATCATGGAGGAGGCGCTCGAGGAGCTTCCGGACGTCGACACAGCCGGCGATTCGGACGTCGACGACCGGCCCGCCGTCGGGCTCGTGACGACCGCCCAGCACATGAACAAGTTCGGGGAGATGCACGAGTGGCTCGAAGAGCGCGGCTACGCCGTCGAGACTCGCCGTGGCGACGAGAGACTCACTCACGAGGGGCAGGTGCTCGGCTGTAACTACGCCAGCGCCGACGTCGACGCCGAAACTGTACTGTACGTCGGCGGCGGGAAGTTCCACCCGCTGGGGCTGGCGATGGAGCATCCCGACAAACACGTCGTGATCGCGGATCCCGTCAACAACGTCGTCGACGTTGCCGACACGGAGAAGTTCATCAAACAGCGATACGGCGCGGTCCACCGGGCGATGGATGCCGACTCCTGGGGCGTGCTCTACTGTACGAAGATCGGACAGGGCCGGTGGGAAATGGCGACCGAAATCGTCGAAAACAACGAGAACGCCTACCTGATCACGATGGACGAGATCACGCCGGACCGATTGCGCAACTTCGGCTGTGACGCATACGTCAACACGGGCTGTCCCCGGATCACGACCGACGACGGCCCACAGTTCCACAAGCCGATGTTGACGCCCGGGGAGTACGAGATCGCGGTGGGTAACGAGCCGCTCGACTCCCTCGAGTTCGACACGTTCCACGGAACCTGGTAACGCCCACGGAACCTGGTAACGCCCACGGAACCCGGTAACGCGAACGTTTGCTGCGGTCGCCTGCGGTGTTCTCGAGTTTCGACCTACTTCGCTCCACGAGTGTCTCTCTATGGCGCGCCCGCTGTTTCCACATCGAGTAAATTATTTTTGTTCTAACAAAGACATCATCGTCCAAGTCGGCAATATTAATATGGTAAAGAGACAATTTGCCGATGATGAGTTCAAATCAAGACTGGTGGCCGGATCAGTTGAATCTGGAGATACTCGATCAGAACGCCGAACAGGTCGATCCGCGGGGCGAGGACTTCGACTACGCCGAGGAGTTCCAGAAACTCGACCTCGATGAAGTGAAAGCGGACATCGAAGACGCGTTGACGACGTCCCAGGAGTGGTGGCCGGCCGACTACGGACATTACGGACCGCTGATCATTCGAATGGCGTGGCACAGCGCCGGCACGTACCGCACCACGGACGGCCGCGGCGGCGCCTCCGGCGGCACACAGCGATTTGCGCCCGTCAACAGTTGGCCCGACAACGTGAACCTCGACAAGGCGCGCAGGCTTCTCTGGCCCGTAAAACAGAAGTACGGAAACAAGCTCTCGTGGGCTGATCTGCTGGTGTTGTCCGGGAACGTCGCCATGGAGTCGATGGGCTTCGAGACGTTCGGCTTCGGCGGGGGACGCGAGGACGCGTTCAAGTCCAACAAGGCTGTCGACTGGGGTCCCGAAGAGGAGATGATGGGCGACGAGCGCCACGACGAAGAGGGGAACCTCATCGGGGATCTCGCTGCCGATCACATGGGTCTCATCTACGTGAACCCGGAGGGACCGGGCGGAGAGCCCGATCCCGAAGAGTCCGCGAAGTACATCCGACAGTCGTTCGACCGGATGGCGATGAACGACGAGGAGACGGTCGCACTCATCGCCGGCGGACACACGTTCGGGAAGGTCCACGGTGCTGCCTCCGACGAACATCTCGGACCAGCTCCCGAAGCGGCCCCCATCGAGCAGCAGGGCCTCGGCTGGGAGAGCGACTACGGTGAAGGCAAAGGTCCAGACACGATCACTAGCGGAATCGAAGGCCCGTGGACCCAGGCTCCGACACAGTGGGATATGGGCTTTCTCGACAACCTGCTCGACTACGAGTGGGAGCCCGAGAAGGGGCCGGGCGGTGCCTGGCAGTGGACGCCGAAAGACGAGGAGCTTCACGACTCCGTGCCGGACGCCCACATCGAGGGGGAGACGGTTACCCCCATGATGCTCACGACGGACATCGCGCTGAAGCGTGATCCCGACTACCGCGAGATCGTCGAGCGCTTCCATGAAAACCCCGAAGAGTTCCAGGAGGTCTTTGCGAAGGCGTGGTACAAGCTGATTCACCGCGACATGGGTCCACCGGAGCGGTTCCTGGGTCCGGAGGTCCCCGACGAGGAGATGATCTGGCAGGATCCGGTTCCCGACGCCGACTACGAACTCATCGGGGAAGAGGAAATCGCCGAACTCAAAACGGAGATTCTCGCGACGGACCTGTCGATCTCCCAGCTCGTCAAGACCGCCTGGGCGTCGGCGTCGACGTACCGCGACAGCGACAAGCGCGGCGGCGCGAACGGCGCGCGGATCCGGCTCGAACCACAGAAGAGCTGGGAGGTCAACGAGCCCGAGGAGCTGGAGACGGTGCTTTCGACCTACGAGGGGATCAAAGAGGAGTTCAACAGCGCCCGATCCGACGACGTTCGGGTTTCGCTGGCCGACCTGATCGTGCTCGGCGGCAACGCGGCCGTCGAGCAGGCGGCTACCGAGGCCGGCTACGACGTGGAGGTTCCCTTCGAGCCGGGACGGACCGACGCTTCACAGGAACAGACCGACGTCGAGTCCTTCCAGGCGCTCAAGCCGGATGCCGACGGCTTCCGCAACTACTTCACCGAGAATGACCCGATGGACCGGTCGGCCGGGGAGTTGCTGGTGGACAAAGCCGAACTCCTGAACCTGACCGCAGACGAAATGACCGTTCTGGTCGGGGGTCTGCGAGCGCTGGACGCGAACTACGACGGCTCCGACCTCGGCGTCTTCACAGACGAGCCGGGGACGTTGACCAACGACTTCTTCGAAACCGTCCTCTCCATGGACTACGAGTGGGAGCCGGTTTCCGAAGACAGGGACGTCTTCGAACTGCGAGACCGTGAGACGGGCGACGTCGAGTGGAGGGGTTCCCGCGTGGACCTCGTTTTCGGATCGAACGCCCGGCTTCGTGCTATCTCGGAAGTGTATGGAGCCGACGACGGCGAAGCGGAGTTCGTCGACGACTTCGTGGACGCGTGGAGCAAAGTGATGCAACTCGACCGGTTCGACCTCGAGTGAGCGCGGCGAGGACATCCGGCCCGATAGCATCCTGACCGCTGTTCGTTCGGTTGATCTACTATTTATAAATCGTTCCCGACCGATTCCACGGACATGTATCGCCTGCTCACTGTCGCTGTCGGTCCCCTCGAACTGCTGGCGCCGCGAATCGTCCTCCGGTTGTTCGGCCGGCTGTGTTATCGCTCGCCCGACGACTGATCGGAGGACTGATAATGATTATTCTAGGCCGTAACCGGACGAGCGGCGGGCCGGGTGGCCGATCGACCGGTAAATCGCTACAATAATCATTAAGAGCTCCCGTCGACGGTGGTTTGACTCCATACCGGCACCGTCCCGAAGCGGTTTTGACTCGTGGTTTATAAGACAGCGCCATGAGCGATCAGTCGCCCGAGGACCACCACGACCACGATCATCACGATCACGACCATCACGATCACGATCACGACCATCACGATCACGATCACGACCATCACGACCACGATCACGATCATCACGACCACGATCATCACGATCACGACATCGAAACGGCCGCAGTCGCCATTTTGACCGTGTCCTCGTCGCGAACGATCGACGAGGATCCCTCGGGCGAGTACATCGCCTCGGCGTTCGAGGAGGCAGGCCACGAGGTTGCGATCCGGGAACTCGTCCCCGACGACTTCGACGACGTCCAGTCGGCGGTCGACCGGCTCGCTTCACGGGAGGACACCGACGCTGTCGTCACAACCGGCGGCACGGGGATCACGCCCGACGACGTGACGCCCGAAGCGGTCGAACGGCTGTTCGACAAGCGACTCCCCGGCTTCGGCGAACTGTTCCGTCAGCTCTCCTACGAGGAGATCGGCACCCGCTCGATCGGCTCCCGGGCCGTCGCGGGCGTCGACGACGGCACGCCGATCTTCTGTCTGCCGGGGTCGGAAAACGCGGTGCGGCTCGGGATCGAAGAGATCATCATCCCCGAAGTCGGCCACCTCGCTGGGCTCGCCGCCCGCGAGGAGTGATCGACATTCGCTTTCGCTGTTATCGGTCAGCGTCCGGACCGCCGTCGTCGTCAACATCGTTCCTCTCCCGCGTTTCCGGCCATTCGGGCGCGTCGTAGCGCTCGATGAGTTCCCAGCGGTGGTTCAACTGATCGGCGGCCCTGCGGAACACGCCGATGAGCGTGTGCGCCTCCCGGGTCGTCGGGTGGGCGCGACCAAAGACGCGCCGGAACAGCGTCCGGGTTCGATCGAACCGGTTCCCGGAATAGCCAGCCGCATCGAGGAAGTCGTCGAACCGGTCGTGGACGCGTTCGACGTCGGCTTCCGTCGCACGTTCGCGCTCGACGTCGGGCAACTGGGTGTCCGTCAAGAACAGCTCCCGGAGCTCGTACAGCACGATCGTCGCCGCCTGACCCAGGTTCAACACCGGATACTCCGGGCTCGCGGGGATCGAACACACCTCGTCGAGCTGCCGGAGCTCCTCGTTGTCGAGTCCCCGCCCCTCGCGGCCGAACACCAGGGCGGTGTCCGTCTCCACGGTCGCAAGCGAGTCGCGAAGCTCGGCGGGAGTTCGAAACGGGAACCGGACGTGGCGTCTGGCGTCCTCGCCGGTGATGGCGGTACAGCCGACGGTGTGGTAGCGGTCGGCCACCTCCTCGAAGGTCACCTCTCTGGCGTTCGGGAGGACGTCCTCCCTGGCGTGGCCGGCGAAGCCGTACGCCTCGCCGCCCTCCGGAAGCGGCGGGGGATCTATCAAAGCGAGATCCGAGAGCCCGAAGTTCTTCATGGCACGCGCGATCGTCCCGACGTTGCCGGGGGTCTGTGGGTCGACGACGACCACCGTAAACGACGGTTGTCTCGTTTTCTCTTCCCGAGAGCACCCGTTGGCTCTGTCGGCGTCCTCTGTCGGCGTCATCGATCACTCCTCGGCCGATCCGCTCTCTGCGAGCGCCTTGATGTCGATCCGGTGTTCCTCGCGCTGGGCGTCGAGCCGTTCCTGGATCTCCTGGGGGCTGGGCGGTTCCGGTAGTTCCTCGGGGGCCGTCTCGACGTGTTCGAGGCCGCCGTACTCGTCCGGCGCGCGGTTCCCGTCGGCGAACCACTCGTGGAAGGCGTCCTGTAGCTCCGCGGTCCCTTTCAGTTCGGAGCCGCCTTCCTCCCGGAACCAGTAGAGGAAATCGGGTTCGTGGACGCCACACAGCAGCACTTCGGCCCCCGGCTCGCCGTAGACGATCTCCGCGGGACGACAGTTCGAGATCTCCGCCTCGCCGTGAACGAGGTAACACGCGTCACACGGCTCCTCGACGAGCGCCAGCAGCCTGACGAGGCGTTCGCTCGCGTCGTCGGGGATCTCCTCAAGCGGCTTGAATTCGCCGTCCTCGTCGAAGATTTCCGCTTCCTCGAACCGCCAGCCGCGAAGCCCAACGCTCACTTTGGCCATTTGGTGTGTGTAACGCTCCTGCAGATAAAAACGACGTGTTCGGATTTCGCGGGCGAACCCCGCGAGTGCGCCGAGATGGGGAGGGATACAACGAGAAAACTTATGCCAAGTGCCCCAGAACCAACGATTGGACGCCGGAAGGGCACGCGGGTAGGGGTACTTGCTGCCACTCCGGCGCACACGGTTACTCATCGAGAGCGACGCGACCGTTCCGTGAGAGCCATTAGCGTCCCGGCCGAACCCCGCGTATGGAGTTCTCCGAGTGGGAGCCGGTGTACGAGGCGATCCTCGCGGACTTCGGGTTCGACAGGGTGGCCGACGAGCGCGCCAGAGACGTGGCCGCCACATACGCGACCCCGGTCGACTTCTCCGTCCTGGCGGAAGCCGTCGGCGTCGCCGGTGGGAAGACTGTGGCGATCGTCGGTGCGGCCCCGTCGCTTTCGGCGGAACTCGATACCTTCGACCCGGAGAGTGTCGACGCCGTGTTCGCCGCCTCGACTGCGGCCGACACCCTCCTCGGTGCGGATCTCCCGGTCGACTGTCTGGTAACCGACCTCGACAAAAACCCGGAGACTGCAGCGCGATTGACGCGGGAGGAGACGCTCGTCGCCGCCCACGCTCACGGGGATAACGTCGAGATGGTTCGGCGTTTTCTCCCGGAGTTTGACCCCTCCTCGACGCTCGTGACCACCCAGGCCGAACCCGTCGACGCCGTCTACAATCTCGGCGGGTTCACCGACGGGGATCGTGCGGCGTTTCTGGCGGACGCGCTGGGGGCCGGGGAGCTTCGATTCCTCGGCTGGGAGTTCGACGACACCTCGGTCGGTCCGGTGAAGGCGAAAAAGCTCCGCTGGGCCGAACGGCTATTGTTCTGGCTCGAGCAGAGACGGAATGAGCGATTCGGGGTACTCGATGGCCGACGCAGCGGAATCGAACAGATACCGGTGTGATGAAAAATCACAACAGCGCGAGTAGAGTGCCGACCCCGAGCGAGAAAAAGAGTATATATAAGAGCCCGACGAGTACGTTTCGCTTGCTCGCACCGGGATAAAATCCAGGTAGAGCGTACAGGGCCGTGTGTTGGAACCGCCGATTTCGGGGGCGTCGCCTGGGCTGGGTCTCCTCTTTCGAACGCCTACTCGGCGCTGTCATCACCATCGCCAATTTCGTCGTCCTCGGTGTCTGTCTCCGCATCATCGCCGTCGTCCGTCGTTTCCTCGGAGCTATCGTCCGTCGTTTCCTCGGAGCTGTCGGTCTCACCCTCGTCGGCGCTGCTGTTCGTTTCGTCGGGCGCTATTTCGCTCTCTGCATCCTCGTCGGATCCGTCGTCTGAGGTCGAATCTTCCGTTCCGTCGGATCCGTCTTCGATTTCGCCGCCGTCACCGTCTTCGCTCTCATCTGCATCGGCGTCGCCGTCGGCACTGGCGTCGCTGTCGACTTGACCGTCACTGTCGCCGTCTTCTGCAGTCTGCGGTTCCGAGTCGGCGTCGTCGGAGTCGGTGTTCTCGGTGTCACCGGCCGGCGTTGGATCGTCGGTCTCTGGTTCCGTGTCGTCGGGCTCAGTTGGGCCGGATACTTCAGGAGCACTCGCTTCCGTGGCTGGGGCATCCGATCCGGTGTCGTTTCCGGGAGCACCGCTCCCGTTGCCGACTGTTTCGTTCGTCGTGGTCGTCTCGAACGTCTCGAACGTTTCGTTCGTCGAGAACGTTCCCTCTACCGTCTCCTGTGCGTTGAAGAACGCGGCCGTGTAGAATCCGCCGCTCGCGGCGACCGCGAACACCAGACCGACCACGGCCACGATCGACAACAGTTTTCTAATTGTCATCGTTTACCACCTCCCCGTCAACTGCGGAACTGTCCGCGACGGGCTCCTCCGCATTTATGCCCGGAACCCACTCGGATTCCGGACCGTCATCGCTCACTGTTGTGCCACCGTCGAATCCGACCGCGAGGATCGGATCAGATGGTTCGTCGCCGTCGACCGCTTCAGTAGACGCGGCTTCGGATTCGGACGCGGCGTTCGCGTTGCTGGGAATCCAGGCGGGCAACAAGGTCGCCGTGACCCCCAGGAGTGTCATCCCCGAAGCGATAGCGACGGTTACCGACAGCGTCGTCTGCCAGCTGTACGCGACGTAGGCGCTGTACGGTGTAAACACCACCAGCGCGAGGAACGCCCCTTCGAACGTTCGCAGCGTCATGACGAACGGGGCGTTCGCGGCCGGGGTCGCCACGTCCTCGGATTGTGCGTTTGCTGTCCCGACGTCTGCAGTTTCGTCGTCGCCGTCTCCTTTCGTGTCGTCGGAATCCGTCTCCGCTGCGAGTTCGTCGTCCACTTTCGAGAAGGACGCGTTCGACGCCCTGCTCCGGCGGTAGAACGTATAGGCCTCGTTCAGCGCGAGCAGCCCGAACGGCACGACGATCAGAGCGATGAAGCCGTACTGGGAGTTGGCGAACTGGATCACGTACCCGATGTATGGAATCGTCACGAACACGACGCCCAGGACGTTCTCGGCCGGGACGAGTCCGGCGTCGGGTGCCTCGTTGGCGTCGCCCATGGTTTCGAAGGCGATTCCGTCCCCGGATTCGACTACGCCGATCACCCGATGTGTCACCGGCACTTCGCTGTTGCCGCGCAGGAAGGTGATCACATCACCCTCCTGGATGGTGGCCGGATCCCGATCGGCGACGATCACCGCGTCGCCCGGCGCAATCGCCGGCGTCATGCTCGCGGTCAACACCACGAAGCTGTGGTCGGCGCCGACCGCCTGGGGCACCGCGTACACGACGAACGGCGCCACGACTGCGAGCAACAGGAGCACGCCGAGGACGCTTGCGACCCGCCGGACTGTCACGTTCATGCCCCACCTCCGCAAAACGGGAAGCCGAACGGATCGTGCGCGGCCAGGACCTCGAAGTCGTGGCCGGCGTCGTCGTCAGTGTCCTCCGGATCGTCGCTACCGACGACTGTCAGTGGTCCGGGGTCACACCGGACCTCGAGTTCCCGTTCGCCGCCGTCGACGACGAGGTACAGCGTGCTTTCGAACGCGGACCCGCTGGTCGAGCTTCCCTCCCGGCTGCTGGCCTCGAGGAAGAACTCGTCGCCCTGGGAGAGCTGTCCGTCGAACAGCAGTCCCTGGAGTCCGCTTTCGGGGCCCTGACCACCCTGCTTGCGGTAGTAGGCCCGGACGTCGCGAGCCTCGGCGCCGTTATCCTCGCCGGTGTACCGGACCAGCAGTCCACCGACGTTGCTGCCGTCGGTACAGTCGACACACTCCAGATCGTGACACAGGGGCACACCGTCGGCGTTCCTCGCGCCGACGAGGCGGAAATCACCGACCCGGATTCCGGGGGCGATCGGATCAGAGCAGCTCGTGTGGAGCTGAGCGTTCTTCTTGCCGTCGACGTAGAACGCGGCTTCGGGCTGGCCGGACATGGGTAGCGGAACGGTGAACATCCCACCAGGGGGCAGCTCGACCGATTCGGAGCCGTCCGTCGGGTACAGCTGTTCGACCGCCTCGACGTTGCCACTCGGGACGTACACTGCCACGTCGGCCGTCGTCGGTCCGACGTATTCCATGGTACTCTCCGAGAGCCTGCTCGTGCAGGGTTCACACACGTCCGGGCACGGGGCCCGGTCGGCGAATGGGTTCACCGCGCCCTCCTCGGGCACGTGTCGGCACTGGTCGGCGTGCAGCTCGAACGTGAGGTCCGACGTTTCGCCTGCAAGCGATTCCGTGTCCTCGTAGGGGAAGAACCACCGGAGCACGAGCTCTATCGCCCTGCGGTCCGACGGGTCCAGACACCCCTCGCCGATCCGGAGCCCGTCGTGGAGTTCCCGCTTCAGTTGCGAGAGCGTCCACGTCCCCCGCTCGGGGATCTGTGAGACGCCGTTCCAGTTCCGCGGCTGAATCCACACCCTGAGGGCCTCCCCGAGGGGATCGTACGACGGCGGACAGTCGGTCGCGAGCCACAGCCTGGCGGGGTTCTCCTCTGCCCGGAGGCTGATGGACACCGATCCGCTGTCTCCCGGTTCGATCCCGTCGAAGCCGAAGGACAACTCGCCGTCCGGAGAGACCGAACAGTAGTTTTCCTCGCAGTCGAGTTCGACCCCGATGCCGACGCCGCCGGTTTCCAGCGTCCCCGAGACGCGCTGCCCCTCGTTGAGCAACGCGTGGGTTCCCGCGCCCGTGAACGCCCCGGCGACGCCGATCGCCCCGACGCTGGCGAGGATCTGCCGCCGGCTCAGTCCGGCGAGGCGTCCGGTGTCCGTCCGACGCTCGTCGGTCATGCCGTCACCTCGGTTTCGCCGTCGACGGCGAACGGATTGGTCGGGTCGTCGGCGGCGACGGCCCGGAACTCGATGTCGAACGCGACCGACGTGCCCTGGAGGTCGTTGACGTTCTCGAGGATCGTCGGGAACGCCCACGCCAGGGCCAGACAGAGCCGGTCGCCCTCTTCGAGCACGCTGTTGTCCAAGACGCCGGGGTTCAGCTCGATCCCCTCGAAAACGGAGCCGTCGACACCGCCGACGGTCGGCATCTCACCCAGGACGCCTTCGGCGATCGGTTCGCCGAAGGAACTCTCTTCTGCCCCCTGACAGCCGAACAGCCCGAAGATCCCCGTGTCGTACCACAGTTCGGTTTCGATGGCGTTCGCCAGGGGGTTCTCCGCGAGCGGGGGACAGTCTTCTTCGCTGCCCTCTGTCGTCCCGCAAGACGGCGAGATCCGGAGCCAGACCCGTGCGTCGGCCTCCTCCGCCAGGAGTCCGATGCTCGCCGTACCGGAGTCACCCGGGAGGACGTTGTTCACCTGGATTGCGGGACCGTCGACGTCGGCCACGTAGCCGTCGACGTTCTCGTAGTCCCATTCCTCGGTGGAGCCGTTCGTCGCGAGCGGGGCTCCAGTGAGGAGGTGGCCGTTGTACGTGCTGTACCAGGACACCCGGATCCGGGGCCCGACGTCGTTGCTGATAGTACTCGAGTCATCGACTTCGACGTTGGCGCCGTCCGGCTGGGCGTAGGTGTAGTGTGTATACGTCCGGCGCCGGTTCGCAGTGCGGAGCTGGCCGTAGCCGATCCCGGCGACTCCGAGCCCGCCGATGCCTGCGAGAAGCGTTCGGCGGTTCAGTTCGGTTTTCGATTGATTCGTCATTTGGTGTATCCCCCCGACGATTTCGGCCCGATGGGCCGGAGCAGTCGGTCGCTTTCTGACCCGTCTCCCGCGAGCGAGTGCATATGAGTCGCGTACCGTCGCGCGTGTGACTGGTGTCACACGTCGCGGACGGAGTCCGCGAGCCCAGGTCCACCGACGGAGTCGAACCGTCGCAAGGCGCCGGCGTGGATTGGTTTCTGTTCGTCCGAGAGTTATCGACGGAGGTGCGATCCTCCGTGATTGGATGTTAGCTTACTGTTGTGTGCTCTCGTTTCCCATCTCCGCGAAGGGGTTCACGGGGTCGGGGTTGTGGCGGCACTGTTCGGTGTAGAACGACAGATCGAACGATACCGAATCGCCCTGTACCTCGTTGCCGACACTGGTCGGGAGGCACCACTCGAAGCCGATGAACCGGGTGTTCGACGGTTCGAAGCAGAGCCCACCGTT
The Halalkaliarchaeum desulfuricum DNA segment above includes these coding regions:
- a CDS encoding ICP22 family protein, with translation MTIRKLLSIVAVVGLVFAVAASGGFYTAAFFNAQETVEGTFSTNETFETFETTTTNETVGNGSGAPGNDTGSDAPATEASAPEVSGPTEPDDTEPETDDPTPAGDTENTDSDDADSEPQTAEDGDSDGQVDSDASADGDADADESEDGDGGEIEDGSDGTEDSTSDDGSDEDAESEIAPDETNSSADEGETDSSEETTDDSSEETTDDGDDAETDTEDDEIGDGDDSAE
- a CDS encoding RNA methyltransferase; the protein is MTPTEDADRANGCSREEKTRQPSFTVVVVDPQTPGNVGTIARAMKNFGLSDLALIDPPPLPEGGEAYGFAGHAREDVLPNAREVTFEEVADRYHTVGCTAITGEDARRHVRFPFRTPAELRDSLATVETDTALVFGREGRGLDNEELRQLDEVCSIPASPEYPVLNLGQAATIVLYELRELFLTDTQLPDVERERATEADVERVHDRFDDFLDAAGYSGNRFDRTRTLFRRVFGRAHPTTREAHTLIGVFRRAADQLNHRWELIERYDAPEWPETRERNDVDDDGGPDADR
- a CDS encoding ribonuclease H-like domain-containing protein is translated as MRIENSFIPVRGVGERTERRLWEAGVTRWEAFDPSAPGVGGTTADRIEAFIQEASTHLQRGDASYFDRQFPSDERWRLYENFRESTCFFDIETTGLDQRRDRVTTVSLHRSGETTTLVRGHDLTADRLRREFEAADMLATFNGARFDVPFLEESFGLDVTTPHLDLMYPCRKIDLSGGLKPIERELGIERELPDVDGREAVRLWHRYEDGDEDALDRLIAYNREDAVNLRRLADRVTGELHDRTFPVDTDP
- a CDS encoding 6-hydroxymethylpterin diphosphokinase MptE-like protein codes for the protein MEFSEWEPVYEAILADFGFDRVADERARDVAATYATPVDFSVLAEAVGVAGGKTVAIVGAAPSLSAELDTFDPESVDAVFAASTAADTLLGADLPVDCLVTDLDKNPETAARLTREETLVAAHAHGDNVEMVRRFLPEFDPSSTLVTTQAEPVDAVYNLGGFTDGDRAAFLADALGAGELRFLGWEFDDTSVGPVKAKKLRWAERLLFWLEQRRNERFGVLDGRRSGIEQIPV
- a CDS encoding MogA/MoaB family molybdenum cofactor biosynthesis protein, with the translated sequence MSDQSPEDHHDHDHHDHDHHDHDHDHHDHDHDHHDHDHDHHDHDHHDHDIETAAVAILTVSSSRTIDEDPSGEYIASAFEEAGHEVAIRELVPDDFDDVQSAVDRLASREDTDAVVTTGGTGITPDDVTPEAVERLFDKRLPGFGELFRQLSYEEIGTRSIGSRAVAGVDDGTPIFCLPGSENAVRLGIEEIIIPEVGHLAGLAAREE
- the katG gene encoding catalase/peroxidase HPI, translated to MMSSNQDWWPDQLNLEILDQNAEQVDPRGEDFDYAEEFQKLDLDEVKADIEDALTTSQEWWPADYGHYGPLIIRMAWHSAGTYRTTDGRGGASGGTQRFAPVNSWPDNVNLDKARRLLWPVKQKYGNKLSWADLLVLSGNVAMESMGFETFGFGGGREDAFKSNKAVDWGPEEEMMGDERHDEEGNLIGDLAADHMGLIYVNPEGPGGEPDPEESAKYIRQSFDRMAMNDEETVALIAGGHTFGKVHGAASDEHLGPAPEAAPIEQQGLGWESDYGEGKGPDTITSGIEGPWTQAPTQWDMGFLDNLLDYEWEPEKGPGGAWQWTPKDEELHDSVPDAHIEGETVTPMMLTTDIALKRDPDYREIVERFHENPEEFQEVFAKAWYKLIHRDMGPPERFLGPEVPDEEMIWQDPVPDADYELIGEEEIAELKTEILATDLSISQLVKTAWASASTYRDSDKRGGANGARIRLEPQKSWEVNEPEELETVLSTYEGIKEEFNSARSDDVRVSLADLIVLGGNAAVEQAATEAGYDVEVPFEPGRTDASQEQTDVESFQALKPDADGFRNYFTENDPMDRSAGELLVDKAELLNLTADEMTVLVGGLRALDANYDGSDLGVFTDEPGTLTNDFFETVLSMDYEWEPVSEDRDVFELRDRETGDVEWRGSRVDLVFGSNARLRAISEVYGADDGEAEFVDDFVDAWSKVMQLDRFDLE
- the dph2 gene encoding diphthamide biosynthesis enzyme Dph2, which produces MSQDARGDAGTDKRPGDLRRTGMSLKSDREWDYELDRIIDAIEERDAATVGLQFPEGLKRRAPKVADDLRQLTDGVRFLISGQPCYGACDLDTELMRRTDVFVHFGHSPMKESDKIIYVPLFSNVDPFPIMEEALEELPDVDTAGDSDVDDRPAVGLVTTAQHMNKFGEMHEWLEERGYAVETRRGDERLTHEGQVLGCNYASADVDAETVLYVGGGKFHPLGLAMEHPDKHVVIADPVNNVVDVADTEKFIKQRYGAVHRAMDADSWGVLYCTKIGQGRWEMATEIVENNENAYLITMDEITPDRLRNFGCDAYVNTGCPRITTDDGPQFHKPMLTPGEYEIAVGNEPLDSLEFDTFHGTW